The following are from one region of the Diceros bicornis minor isolate mBicDic1 chromosome 37, mDicBic1.mat.cur, whole genome shotgun sequence genome:
- the ACKR3 gene encoding atypical chemokine receptor 3 codes for MDLHLFDYSEPANFSDISWPCNSSDCIGVDMVLCPNMPHKSILLYTLSFIYIFIFVIGMIANSVVVWVNIQAKTTGYDTHCYILNLAIADLWVVVTIPVWVVSLVQHNQWPMGELTCKITHLIFSINLFGSIFFLTCMSVDRYLSITYFTNTSSRRKKMARRVVCVLVWLLAFCVSLPDTYYLKTVMSASNNETYCRSVYPEHSVKEWLISMELVSVILGFAVPFSIIAVFYFLLARAISASNDQEKHSSRKIIFSYVVVFLVCWLPYHVVVLLDIFSILHYIPFTCQLENFLFTALHVTQCLSLVHCCVNPVLYSFINRNYRYELMKAFIFKYSAKTGLTKLIDASRVSETEYSALEQNTK; via the coding sequence ATGGATTTGCATCTCTTTGACTACTCGGAGCCAGCGAACTTCTCTGACATCAGCTGGCCATGCAACAGCAGCGACTGCATCGGCGTCGACATGGTGCTGTGTCCCAACATGCCCCACAAGAGCATTCTGCTGTACACGCTCtcctttatttacattttcatctTCGTGATCGGCATGATCGCCAACTCCGTGGTGGTCTGGGTGAACATCCAGGCCAAGACCACAGGCTACGACACGCACTGCTACATCTTAAACCTGGCCATTGCCGACCTGTGGGTGGTGGTCACCATCCCAGTCTGGGTGGTCAGCCTCGTGCAGCATAACCAGTGGCCCATGGGAGAGCTCACGTGCAAGATCACTCACCTCATCTTCTCCATCAACCTCTTCGGCAGCATCTTCTTCCTCACGTGCATGAGTGTGGACCGCTACCTCTCCATCACCTACTTCACCAACACCTCGAGCCGCAGGAAGAAGATGGCTCGCCGTGTGGTCTGTGTGCTGGTGTGGCTGCTGGCCTTCTGCGTGTCCCTGCCTGACACCTACTACCTGAAGACCGTCATGTCGGCTTCCAACAATGAGACCTACTGCCGGTCCGTCTACCCCGAGCACAGCGTCAAGGAGTGGCTGATCAGCATGGAGCTGGTCTCTGTCATCTTGGGCTTCGCCGTTCCCTTCTCCATCATTGCCGTCTTCTACTTCCTGCTTGCCCGAGCCATCTCCGCATCCAACGACCAAGAGAAGCACAGCAGCCGCAAAATCATCTTCTCCTACGTGGTGGTCTTCCTGGTTTGCTGGCTCCCTTACCATGTCGTGGTGCTCCTGGACATCTTCTCCATCCTGCACTACATCCCCTTCACCTGTCAGCTGGAGAACTTCCTCTTCACGGCCCTGCACGTCACCCAGTGCCTGTCTCTCGTGCACTGCTGTGTCAACCCCGTGCTTTACAGCTTCATCAACCGCAACTACAGATACGAGCTGATGAAGGCCTTCATTTTTAAGTACTCGGCCAAAACAGGGCTCACCAAGCTCATCGATGCCTCCAGAGTGTCGGAAACAGAGTACTCCGCTCTGGAGCAGAACACCAAATGA